One Microbacterium marinum genomic window carries:
- the pgl gene encoding 6-phosphogluconolactonase, translated as MSEFRAEKRVVVIKDAEALASGVAERFLQRVSKRSSAGKTTHVLISGGTAVTAVLRAAGHSSSREGVDWSGVHVWWADERFVPADSPERNDAAASDAFLHHIGIPSDNLHRFAASDAGIDVEEAARRYADELASFGTDEQAWPVFSVCFLGVGPDGHIASLFPDRTEIADVEHTVLPVRDSPLPPAERLTLTRRVLNSSRRVWLVLPGVDKASALGLALAGASYHSVPAAGAKGRKQTVFFVDEAAAGSVPEELIDPEF; from the coding sequence ATGTCGGAGTTCCGGGCAGAGAAGCGCGTCGTCGTCATCAAGGATGCCGAGGCGCTTGCCTCCGGCGTCGCCGAGCGCTTCCTGCAGCGGGTGTCCAAGCGCAGCTCTGCCGGCAAGACGACCCACGTGCTGATCAGTGGCGGCACCGCCGTCACGGCCGTCCTCCGTGCCGCGGGCCACAGCAGCTCCCGCGAGGGCGTGGACTGGTCGGGGGTCCACGTCTGGTGGGCGGATGAGCGCTTCGTGCCCGCCGACTCCCCCGAACGCAACGACGCCGCCGCCTCCGATGCCTTCCTCCACCACATCGGCATCCCTTCGGACAACCTGCATCGCTTCGCCGCATCCGATGCGGGGATCGATGTCGAAGAAGCCGCCCGGCGCTACGCCGACGAGCTCGCGAGCTTCGGCACGGACGAGCAGGCCTGGCCGGTCTTCAGCGTGTGCTTCCTCGGCGTCGGGCCCGACGGCCACATCGCCTCACTGTTCCCCGACCGCACCGAGATCGCCGATGTCGAACACACGGTTCTCCCGGTGCGTGATTCTCCGCTGCCTCCTGCGGAGCGCCTCACCCTGACCCGTCGCGTGCTCAACTCGTCGCGCCGTGTCTGGCTCGTCCTCCCCGGCGTCGACAAGGCGTCCGCGCTCGGACTCGCGCTCGCGGGGGCGAGCTACCACTCGGTCCCCGCAGCGGGAGCGAAGGGGCGGAAGCAGACGGTCTTCTTCGTGGATGAGGCAGCCGCGGGCTCGGTGCCCGAAGAGCTCATCGACCCGGAGTTCTGA
- a CDS encoding COX15/CtaA family protein, with amino-acid sequence MLTTDSPATAATAVRISPALRVFAWLSFLAETLIIATGGAVRLTGSGLGCPTWPTCTPDSLVATPEMGIHGIIEFGNRTLTGLVGILALAVVLLVWRMRRDRRDLFVLAAIVLGGVVAQAIVGGITVLTGLNPFIVGFHYVVSLVLVCVCAAFLVRLDEPAGARRRAVPAWYAGLTHGTTLVLALTIAFGVLTTGAGPHSGDAAAGRNGFNAEVLEHVHAWPGYALLALTVALTAVAWIRNLRTRTWISVLLLAELVQIAVGLYQARNGLPELAVGIHMVLAALTAAAMTVVVLRLKAPADSAYMAAS; translated from the coding sequence ATGCTGACCACCGACTCTCCCGCGACGGCAGCGACGGCGGTCCGCATCTCCCCCGCTCTCCGCGTGTTCGCGTGGCTGTCGTTCCTCGCCGAGACTCTTATCATCGCGACCGGCGGCGCCGTGCGGCTCACGGGATCCGGGCTCGGGTGCCCGACCTGGCCGACCTGTACGCCCGACTCTCTGGTCGCCACGCCCGAGATGGGCATCCACGGGATCATCGAGTTCGGCAATCGCACGTTGACCGGGCTCGTCGGCATCCTCGCCCTCGCCGTCGTCCTCCTCGTGTGGCGCATGCGCCGCGATCGTCGCGACCTCTTCGTGCTCGCGGCGATCGTGCTCGGCGGCGTCGTGGCGCAGGCGATCGTGGGCGGCATCACCGTGCTGACGGGGCTCAATCCGTTCATCGTCGGGTTCCACTACGTCGTCTCGCTCGTGCTCGTCTGCGTCTGCGCCGCGTTCCTCGTGCGCCTCGACGAGCCGGCGGGGGCACGTCGCCGCGCCGTCCCGGCCTGGTACGCCGGCCTCACGCACGGGACGACCCTCGTGCTCGCGCTCACGATCGCCTTCGGCGTCCTGACGACCGGCGCCGGCCCGCACTCGGGCGACGCGGCTGCCGGGCGGAACGGGTTCAACGCCGAGGTCCTCGAGCACGTGCACGCATGGCCGGGATACGCGCTGCTCGCTCTCACCGTCGCGCTCACCGCCGTCGCGTGGATCCGCAACCTGCGTACCCGCACCTGGATCTCGGTGCTCCTGCTCGCGGAGCTCGTCCAGATCGCCGTCGGGCTCTACCAGGCGCGCAACGGTCTCCCCGAGCTCGCCGTGGGGATCCACATGGTTCTGGCCGCCCTGACCGCAGCGGCGATGACGGTGGTCGTCCTGCGGCTGAAGGCACCCGCCGACTCCGCATACATGGCCGCCTCATAG
- a CDS encoding RNA polymerase-binding protein RbpA: MATGGNAIRGTRVGAGPMGEQDHGHHADRVAVSYWDALGNETVRYFAAGIPEEEIPETIDSPHSGLPAGRDKANPPAVAKTEPYKTHLAYVKERRSDDEADSILEDALKQLRERRGQD; this comes from the coding sequence ATGGCCACCGGGGGGAACGCCATCCGTGGCACGCGCGTCGGCGCGGGACCGATGGGGGAGCAGGATCACGGTCACCACGCGGACCGCGTCGCCGTCTCGTACTGGGACGCGCTCGGCAACGAGACCGTCCGCTACTTCGCGGCGGGAATCCCCGAAGAGGAGATCCCCGAGACGATCGACTCGCCGCACTCCGGCCTTCCGGCCGGTCGCGACAAGGCCAATCCGCCGGCAGTCGCCAAGACCGAGCCCTACAAGACGCACCTCGCCTACGTGAAGGAGCGTCGCAGCGACGACGAGGCGGACTCGATCCTCGAGGACGCCCTCAAGCAGCTTCGCGAGCGCCGCGGTCAGGACTGA
- the zwf gene encoding glucose-6-phosphate dehydrogenase: MAAEISRGVNPLRDPDDRRLNRIAGPSALVIFGVTGDLSRKKLMPAVYDLANRGLLPPGFALVGFARRDWEDQDFAKVVYDAVRQHARTPFREETWKQLLQGIRFVQGEFDDAASFARLRETVERLDVERGTMGNHAYYLSIPPKDFPTVARQLRDSGLVDDTADSDRWRRVVIEKPFGSDLQTARELNEALEVAFPADAIFRIDHYLGKETVQNILALRFANELYEPLWNANYVDHVQITMAEDIGVGGRAGYYDGIGAARDVIQNHLLQLLALTAMEEPISLDAEHLRAEKEKVLAAVKLPDDLSTATARGQYAGGWQGGENVTGFLDEDGMNPASTTETYAAIKLEIATRRWNGVPFYLRTGKRLGRRVTEIAVVFKHTPPLLFLRSQALQLGQNALVIRIQPDEGVTLRFGSKVPGAGNEVRDVTMDFGYGHAFTESSPEAYERLILDVLLGDPPLFPRHEEVELSWRILDPVEEYWAAQDQQLEQYSPGSWGPPSADELLARDGRVWRRP; the protein is encoded by the coding sequence ATGGCTGCAGAGATCTCCCGCGGGGTGAACCCCCTCCGCGACCCCGACGATCGACGATTGAACCGGATCGCCGGTCCCAGCGCGCTGGTCATCTTCGGTGTGACGGGCGACCTGTCCCGCAAGAAGCTGATGCCGGCCGTGTACGACCTCGCCAATCGCGGGCTCCTTCCGCCGGGGTTCGCCCTCGTCGGATTCGCCCGACGCGACTGGGAGGACCAGGACTTCGCGAAGGTCGTCTACGACGCTGTCCGTCAGCACGCACGAACGCCGTTCCGCGAAGAGACCTGGAAGCAGCTGCTGCAGGGCATCCGTTTCGTGCAGGGCGAGTTCGACGACGCGGCATCCTTCGCCCGCCTCCGTGAGACGGTCGAGCGCCTCGACGTGGAGCGCGGCACGATGGGAAACCACGCGTACTACCTGTCGATCCCGCCGAAGGACTTCCCCACGGTCGCCCGCCAGCTGCGCGACTCCGGCCTCGTCGACGACACCGCCGACAGCGACCGCTGGCGTCGCGTGGTGATTGAGAAGCCGTTCGGCAGCGACCTGCAGACCGCACGGGAGCTCAACGAGGCACTCGAAGTCGCCTTCCCCGCTGACGCGATCTTCCGCATCGATCACTACCTCGGCAAGGAGACGGTGCAGAACATCCTCGCGCTGCGCTTCGCCAACGAGCTCTACGAGCCGCTGTGGAACGCGAACTACGTCGACCACGTGCAGATCACGATGGCCGAGGACATCGGCGTCGGAGGTCGCGCCGGCTACTACGACGGCATCGGCGCCGCGCGCGACGTCATCCAGAACCACCTGCTGCAGCTCCTCGCCCTCACGGCGATGGAGGAGCCCATCTCCCTCGACGCCGAGCACCTGCGCGCCGAGAAGGAGAAGGTGCTCGCCGCGGTGAAGCTTCCGGACGACCTCTCGACGGCCACCGCCCGCGGTCAGTACGCCGGTGGATGGCAGGGCGGCGAGAACGTCACGGGCTTCCTCGACGAAGACGGGATGAACCCCGCCTCGACCACCGAGACGTACGCGGCGATCAAGCTCGAGATCGCGACGCGGCGCTGGAACGGCGTGCCGTTCTACCTCCGCACTGGCAAGCGTCTCGGCCGCCGGGTGACCGAGATCGCCGTCGTGTTCAAGCACACGCCGCCCCTGCTGTTCCTGCGCAGCCAGGCCCTGCAGCTGGGCCAGAACGCTCTCGTCATCCGCATCCAGCCCGACGAGGGCGTCACCCTCCGCTTCGGCTCCAAGGTGCCCGGCGCCGGCAACGAAGTGCGCGACGTCACGATGGACTTCGGCTACGGCCACGCCTTCACCGAGTCCAGCCCAGAGGCCTACGAGCGGCTCATCCTCGATGTCCTCCTCGGCGACCCGCCCCTGTTCCCGCGGCACGAGGAAGTCGAACTCTCGTGGCGCATCCTCGACCCCGTCGAGGAGTACTGGGCCGCTCAGGACCAGCAGCTGGAGCAGTACTCCCCCGGCTCGTGGGGCCCCCCGTCCGCCGATGAACTCCTGGCCCGCGACGGCCGCGTCTGGAGGCGCCCGTGA
- the sufB gene encoding Fe-S cluster assembly protein SufB: MSDVLIDRPELEGLGVYEFGWHDPDAAGASAKRGLNEAVVRDISALKSEPEWMLKTRLKGHQLFGRKPMPTWGADLSEIDFDNIKYFVRSTEKQAQSWEDLPEDIRNTYEKLGIPEAERARLVAGVAAQYESEVVYHQINEELEKQGVIFMDTDTALREHPEFFEEYFGTVIPAGDNKFAALNTAVWSGGSFVYVPPGVHVEIPLQAYFRINTENMGQFERTLIIADEGSYVHYIEGCTAPIYKSDSLHSAVVEIIVKKNARVRYTTIQNWSNNVYNLVTKRAVAHEGATMEWVDGNIGSKVTMKYPSIYLMGEHAKGETLSVAFAGPGQHQDAGAKMIHMAPYTQSSIVSKSIARGGGRAGYRGEVRVDANAHHSANTVRCDALLVDTISRSDTYPAIDIRVDDVQLGHEATVSKVSEEQLFYLMSRGMPEDEAMAMIVRGFIEPIARELPMEYALELNKLIEMGMEGSVG, encoded by the coding sequence ATGTCGGATGTGCTCATCGACCGTCCCGAACTCGAGGGCCTGGGGGTGTACGAGTTCGGCTGGCACGACCCGGATGCCGCCGGCGCGAGCGCGAAGCGCGGCCTCAACGAGGCCGTCGTCCGCGACATTTCGGCGTTGAAGTCCGAGCCCGAGTGGATGCTGAAGACCCGTCTGAAGGGCCACCAGCTGTTCGGCCGCAAGCCGATGCCGACGTGGGGCGCCGATCTCTCCGAGATCGACTTCGACAACATCAAGTACTTCGTGCGCTCCACGGAGAAGCAGGCGCAGTCGTGGGAGGACCTCCCCGAGGACATCCGCAACACGTACGAGAAGCTCGGCATCCCCGAGGCGGAGCGCGCGCGGCTGGTCGCCGGTGTCGCCGCGCAGTACGAGTCCGAAGTGGTCTACCACCAGATCAACGAGGAGCTCGAGAAGCAGGGTGTCATCTTCATGGACACCGATACCGCTCTGCGCGAGCACCCGGAGTTCTTCGAGGAGTACTTCGGCACCGTGATCCCCGCGGGCGACAACAAGTTCGCCGCGCTGAACACGGCCGTCTGGTCGGGTGGCTCGTTCGTCTACGTGCCCCCGGGCGTGCACGTCGAAATTCCGCTGCAGGCCTACTTCCGCATCAACACCGAGAACATGGGCCAGTTCGAGCGGACGCTGATCATCGCCGATGAGGGCAGCTACGTGCACTACATCGAAGGGTGCACGGCCCCGATCTATAAGAGCGACTCGCTGCACTCGGCCGTCGTCGAGATCATCGTGAAGAAGAACGCGCGCGTTCGCTACACGACGATCCAGAACTGGTCGAACAACGTCTACAACCTCGTCACCAAGCGTGCCGTCGCCCACGAGGGCGCGACGATGGAGTGGGTCGACGGCAACATCGGCTCCAAGGTGACGATGAAGTACCCGTCGATCTACCTCATGGGAGAGCACGCCAAGGGCGAGACCCTCTCCGTCGCGTTCGCCGGCCCCGGCCAGCACCAGGACGCCGGCGCGAAGATGATCCACATGGCGCCGTACACGCAGTCGTCGATCGTCTCGAAGTCGATCGCGCGCGGCGGTGGTCGCGCCGGATACCGCGGCGAGGTCCGCGTGGACGCCAACGCGCACCACTCGGCCAACACGGTCCGGTGCGACGCGCTCCTGGTCGACACGATCTCGCGCTCCGACACGTACCCCGCGATCGACATCCGGGTCGACGACGTGCAGCTCGGCCACGAGGCGACGGTCTCGAAGGTCAGCGAAGAGCAGCTGTTCTACCTCATGAGCCGGGGGATGCCGGAGGACGAGGCCATGGCGATGATCGTGCGCGGCTTCATCGAGCCGATCGCCCGTGAGCTGCCCATGGAGTACGCCCTCGAGCTGAACAAGCTCATCGAGATGGGCATGGAAGGATCCGTCGGCTGA
- the tkt gene encoding transketolase, whose product MSELAWDEIDRRAVDTARVLAADAVEKVGNGHPGTAMSLAPAAYLLYQRVLRHDPTDTHWLGRDRFILSAGHSSLTQYVQLYLGGFGLELDDLKTLRTWGSLTPGHPEYGHTKGVEITTGPLGQGLASAVGFAYAARYERGLFDPDAAAGTSPFDHHVFVVAGDGDLQEGVTAEAGSLAGHQQLGNLIAIYDSNQISIEDDTNVAFTEDVQARYEAYGWQVQVVDWKKTGEYVEDVAALHSAIEAAKAETAKPSLIILKTIIGWPAPGKQNTGKIHGSALGADELAATKKVLGFDPEETFAVADDVIAHTRSLAERAASDRAAWQESFDAWAAANPERKTLLDRLEAATLPDGIEDALPTFEAGKDVSTRAASGVVLNALAAELPELWGGSADLAESNLTTIKDAKSFIPAEWSTHEWSGDPYGRVLHFGIREHAMGAIVNGIKLHGPTRPFGGTFLIFSDYMRPAVRLAALMDIPSVFVWTHDSVALGEDGPTHQPIEQLATLRLIPNFTVVRPADANETAAAWLEILRRQGGPTGIALTRQNIAVFPRGENGFATTEGVAKGAYVLIDAPDAKPDVVLIATGSEVQLAVVARETLAEEGINARVVSAPSLEWFAEQDAAYRESVLPAAVTARVSIEAGATGLWRGLVGDRGRTVGIDHFGASADYKTLFEKFGVTAEAVVEAARATVKENA is encoded by the coding sequence GTGTCAGAGCTGGCTTGGGATGAGATCGACCGGCGCGCGGTGGACACCGCGCGCGTACTGGCCGCGGATGCGGTGGAGAAGGTCGGCAACGGCCACCCGGGCACGGCCATGAGCCTGGCCCCCGCCGCGTACCTGCTGTACCAGCGGGTTCTCCGTCACGACCCCACCGACACCCACTGGCTCGGTCGCGACCGCTTCATCCTCTCTGCGGGCCACTCCTCCCTCACCCAGTACGTGCAGCTCTACCTGGGCGGTTTCGGCCTCGAGCTCGACGACCTCAAGACGCTGCGCACGTGGGGCTCGCTGACCCCGGGCCACCCGGAGTACGGCCACACCAAGGGCGTCGAGATCACGACGGGACCGCTCGGCCAGGGCCTGGCCTCGGCCGTCGGGTTCGCCTATGCCGCCCGCTACGAGCGGGGTCTGTTCGACCCGGATGCCGCGGCGGGCACGAGCCCGTTCGACCACCACGTCTTCGTGGTCGCGGGCGACGGCGACCTGCAGGAGGGCGTCACCGCCGAAGCGGGCTCCCTCGCCGGTCACCAGCAGCTCGGCAACCTCATCGCGATCTACGACTCGAACCAGATCTCGATCGAGGACGACACGAACGTGGCTTTCACCGAGGACGTGCAGGCCCGGTACGAGGCATACGGCTGGCAGGTCCAGGTCGTGGACTGGAAGAAGACGGGCGAATACGTCGAGGACGTCGCCGCCTTGCACTCCGCGATCGAGGCAGCGAAGGCCGAGACCGCGAAGCCCTCGCTCATCATCCTGAAGACGATCATCGGCTGGCCGGCTCCCGGCAAGCAGAACACCGGCAAGATCCACGGCTCCGCGCTGGGTGCCGACGAGCTCGCCGCGACGAAGAAGGTCCTCGGGTTCGATCCCGAGGAGACGTTCGCGGTCGCGGATGACGTGATCGCTCACACGCGTTCGCTCGCCGAGCGCGCGGCATCCGACCGGGCGGCGTGGCAGGAGTCCTTCGACGCCTGGGCGGCCGCCAACCCCGAGCGCAAAACGCTGCTCGACCGCCTCGAGGCGGCCACGCTCCCCGACGGCATCGAGGACGCCCTGCCGACGTTCGAGGCGGGCAAGGACGTGTCGACCCGCGCGGCGTCGGGCGTGGTGCTGAACGCACTCGCGGCCGAGCTCCCCGAGCTGTGGGGCGGATCGGCGGACCTCGCCGAGTCGAACCTCACGACCATCAAGGACGCGAAGAGCTTCATCCCCGCCGAGTGGTCGACCCACGAATGGTCGGGCGACCCGTACGGACGTGTGCTCCACTTCGGCATCCGCGAGCACGCCATGGGTGCGATCGTCAACGGCATCAAGCTGCACGGACCGACACGCCCTTTCGGCGGCACGTTCCTGATCTTCAGCGACTACATGCGCCCGGCCGTGCGCCTGGCCGCACTGATGGACATCCCCTCGGTGTTCGTCTGGACGCACGACTCGGTCGCCCTCGGTGAAGACGGGCCGACCCACCAGCCCATCGAGCAGCTCGCCACGCTCCGCCTCATCCCGAACTTCACCGTGGTGCGTCCCGCGGACGCCAACGAGACGGCAGCGGCGTGGCTCGAGATCCTGCGTCGCCAGGGCGGCCCCACCGGCATCGCCCTCACCCGCCAGAACATCGCGGTCTTCCCGCGCGGCGAGAACGGGTTCGCGACGACCGAAGGTGTCGCCAAGGGTGCGTACGTTCTCATCGATGCGCCCGACGCGAAGCCCGACGTCGTCCTGATCGCCACCGGCTCCGAGGTGCAGCTCGCCGTCGTGGCACGCGAGACTCTCGCCGAGGAGGGCATCAACGCCCGCGTCGTGTCGGCGCCGAGCCTCGAGTGGTTCGCCGAGCAGGATGCCGCCTACCGCGAGTCCGTCCTCCCAGCCGCCGTGACCGCCCGCGTCTCGATCGAGGCGGGCGCGACCGGACTGTGGCGTGGCCTCGTCGGCGACCGCGGCCGGACCGTGGGCATCGATCACTTCGGCGCGTCGGCCGATTACAAGACCCTGTTCGAGAAGTTCGGCGTCACCGCCGAAGCGGTCGTGGAAGCGGCACGCGCAACTGTCAAGGAGAACGCATGA
- a CDS encoding heme o synthase has product MAITQTDGRATASTRSSIGSTIRAYVQLTKPRVLELLLVTTIPVMFLAEGGLPDLWLILATVIGGAMSAGSAASFNMYLDRDIDAQMKRTKNRPLVTGEVTPRGALIFSWTLAVVSTVWLLATTNWVAASLSAAAIFFYVVIYTIWLKRRTEQNIVWGGIAGCFPVIIGWSAVTESLSWTPFILFLLVFLWTPPHYWPLSMKYKGDYEEAEVPMLGATRDGIQVGLQVILYAWATIASSLLLIPVAGMGLVYTVSALVFGGWFIYESHVLYARAVRGEQIKPMRVFHASITYLTLLFVAIAIDPLLPF; this is encoded by the coding sequence ATGGCAATCACACAGACCGACGGGCGCGCGACCGCGTCGACCCGGTCGTCCATCGGCTCCACCATCCGTGCCTACGTGCAGCTGACGAAGCCGCGCGTGCTGGAACTCCTGCTCGTCACGACGATCCCGGTGATGTTCCTCGCCGAGGGTGGCCTGCCCGATCTGTGGCTGATCCTGGCCACCGTGATCGGAGGCGCGATGAGCGCCGGCTCCGCGGCATCCTTCAACATGTACCTCGACCGCGACATCGATGCGCAGATGAAGCGCACGAAGAACCGGCCGCTCGTGACCGGCGAAGTCACCCCCCGGGGCGCGCTCATCTTCTCGTGGACGCTCGCGGTCGTCTCGACCGTGTGGCTCCTCGCGACGACCAACTGGGTTGCAGCCTCGCTGAGCGCGGCGGCGATCTTCTTCTACGTCGTCATCTACACGATCTGGCTCAAGCGCCGGACCGAGCAGAACATCGTCTGGGGTGGCATCGCCGGATGCTTCCCCGTCATCATCGGCTGGTCGGCGGTCACGGAGTCGCTGTCGTGGACGCCGTTCATCCTCTTCCTGCTCGTCTTCCTGTGGACGCCGCCGCACTACTGGCCGCTGTCGATGAAGTACAAGGGCGACTACGAAGAGGCCGAGGTGCCGATGCTCGGCGCGACGCGCGACGGCATCCAGGTCGGCCTGCAGGTCATCCTCTACGCCTGGGCCACGATCGCAAGCTCGCTGCTGCTGATCCCCGTCGCGGGGATGGGTCTCGTCTACACCGTGTCGGCGCTCGTTTTCGGTGGATGGTTCATCTACGAGTCCCACGTGCTGTACGCCCGCGCCGTGCGCGGCGAGCAGATCAAGCCGATGCGCGTCTTCCACGCCTCCATCACGTATCTGACGCTGCTGTTCGTGGCGATCGCGATCGACCCGCTGCTTCCCTTCTGA
- a CDS encoding glucose-6-phosphate dehydrogenase assembly protein OpcA, whose translation MIVDLPDTTVSTIAKKLVSVREEGGAVALGRVLTLVIVSTGGFDEEAIEAANAASREHPMRVIVLVVQPDAATGLDAQIRVGGDAGASEVVVLRARGEAADNQESLVNGLLLPDAPVVAWWPEDPPSAPASSAIGRMAQRRITDASTKPYVSDRLASLGHVYKPGDTDLAWTRLTHWREQLAAVLDQPPYESVIGVEVVGAGDSPSTGLLAAWLRMKLDVPVEWRYAPAEEWSHGIRSVRLVRASGDIVLERSNETDATLTQPGQPTHDIVLPRRSLRECLAEELRRLDPDLLYGRVITDGWALLEPPTR comes from the coding sequence GTGATCGTCGATCTGCCGGACACCACGGTGTCCACCATCGCGAAGAAGCTCGTCAGCGTCCGTGAGGAAGGCGGAGCCGTCGCGCTCGGCCGTGTCCTCACCCTCGTCATCGTCTCCACCGGCGGTTTCGACGAAGAGGCGATCGAAGCGGCCAACGCCGCGTCGCGTGAGCACCCCATGCGCGTGATCGTCCTCGTCGTTCAGCCCGACGCCGCGACGGGTCTCGACGCGCAGATCCGTGTCGGCGGAGACGCCGGCGCCAGCGAGGTCGTCGTCCTGCGGGCGCGCGGCGAGGCCGCCGACAACCAGGAGAGCCTCGTGAACGGCCTGCTGCTGCCCGACGCCCCCGTCGTCGCATGGTGGCCCGAGGACCCGCCCTCCGCGCCCGCCTCCTCGGCGATCGGGCGGATGGCGCAGCGTCGCATCACCGACGCATCCACCAAGCCCTACGTGAGCGATCGGCTCGCGTCGCTCGGCCACGTCTACAAGCCCGGCGACACCGACCTGGCATGGACGAGACTCACGCACTGGCGCGAGCAGCTCGCCGCGGTCCTCGACCAGCCGCCCTACGAATCCGTCATCGGTGTCGAGGTCGTCGGCGCAGGGGACTCCCCGTCGACCGGGCTCCTCGCGGCCTGGCTGCGGATGAAGCTCGATGTGCCCGTCGAGTGGCGCTACGCTCCGGCCGAGGAATGGAGCCACGGCATCCGCTCGGTGCGGCTCGTACGCGCGTCGGGTGACATCGTCCTCGAGCGCTCCAACGAGACGGATGCCACGCTGACCCAGCCAGGCCAGCCCACGCACGACATCGTGCTGCCGCGCAGGTCGCTGCGGGAGTGTCTCGCCGAAGAGCTGCGCCGACTGGATCCCGACCTCTTGTATGGTCGAGTGATCACAGACGGCTGGGCGCTCCTCGAGCCTCCCACGAGGTAG
- the tal gene encoding transaldolase — protein sequence MSTPTADLSAAGVSIWLDDLSRSRIDSGNLAELIQKRDVVGVTTNPSIFQAAIGNKNDDSYDAPLVALAQNGADVDTAIFEITTTDVRDAADIFRPVFDETDGVDGRVSIEVSPDLAHDTEATIAQAKELWAKVDRPNTLIKIPATLAGLPAISAVLAEGISVNVTLIFSLERYAAVIDAYLTGIREAAANGHDIATIHSVASFFVSRVDTEVDKRLDAIGTPAATALKGKAGLANARLAYELFEKTFAEPRAVELIAAGATVQRPLWASTGVKDPALPDTLYVTELVAPGTVNTMPEKTLEATFDHGVITGDTVTGAYADAHRTFDELAAAGVDLVDVTQVLEDEGVEKFIVSWHDLQATVRDALDAAR from the coding sequence ATGAGCACCCCCACCGCAGATTTGTCCGCCGCCGGCGTCAGCATCTGGCTCGACGACCTCTCCCGCTCGCGGATCGACAGCGGCAACCTCGCCGAGCTGATCCAGAAGCGCGACGTCGTCGGCGTGACGACGAACCCGTCCATCTTCCAGGCCGCCATCGGCAACAAGAACGACGACTCGTACGACGCACCGCTGGTCGCTCTCGCACAGAACGGCGCCGATGTCGACACCGCGATCTTCGAGATCACGACGACCGACGTGCGTGACGCGGCCGACATCTTCCGTCCGGTGTTCGACGAAACCGACGGCGTCGACGGCCGCGTCTCAATCGAGGTCTCCCCCGATCTCGCCCACGACACCGAGGCGACCATCGCGCAGGCCAAGGAGCTGTGGGCCAAGGTCGACCGGCCGAACACCCTCATCAAGATCCCCGCCACCCTGGCGGGCCTGCCCGCCATCAGCGCCGTGCTCGCCGAGGGCATCTCCGTCAACGTGACGCTGATCTTCTCGCTCGAGCGCTACGCCGCAGTGATCGACGCGTACCTCACCGGCATCCGTGAGGCCGCCGCGAACGGCCACGACATCGCGACGATTCACTCCGTCGCCTCGTTCTTCGTGTCGCGCGTGGACACCGAGGTCGACAAGCGGCTCGACGCGATCGGCACGCCCGCTGCGACCGCCCTGAAGGGCAAGGCCGGCCTCGCCAACGCACGCCTCGCGTACGAGCTCTTCGAGAAGACGTTCGCCGAGCCCCGCGCCGTCGAGCTCATCGCCGCCGGCGCCACCGTCCAGCGCCCCCTGTGGGCCTCGACCGGCGTCAAGGACCCCGCGCTTCCCGACACCCTCTATGTCACCGAGCTCGTCGCCCCCGGCACTGTCAACACGATGCCGGAGAAGACGCTCGAGGCGACCTTCGATCACGGGGTGATCACCGGCGACACCGTCACCGGCGCCTACGCCGACGCGCACCGGACCTTCGACGAGCTCGCTGCGGCCGGCGTCGACCTCGTCGACGTCACGCAGGTGCTCGAGGACGAGGGCGTGGAGAAGTTCATCGTCTCGTGGCACGACCTGCAGGCGACCGTCCGCGACGCTCTCGACGCGGCACGCTGA
- a CDS encoding dinucleotide-utilizing enzyme, protein MNTRPRLVRSIPFWLLIAGSLASATAGALVLVDKLSLMETALTAGTATGVEVYVGQIWAVLGAILIGAGAVGLALAATLGALRAFAPTAVIADDRIVDDAAWNDPTVTDGPADADERIESDATPVTR, encoded by the coding sequence ATGAACACCCGCCCCCGCCTCGTCCGCAGCATTCCGTTCTGGCTGCTGATCGCTGGCTCGCTCGCATCCGCGACCGCCGGAGCCCTGGTCCTCGTCGACAAGCTCAGCCTCATGGAGACGGCGCTGACGGCCGGCACGGCGACCGGCGTCGAAGTGTACGTCGGTCAGATCTGGGCCGTGCTCGGCGCGATCCTGATCGGCGCCGGCGCCGTCGGTCTGGCACTCGCCGCCACCCTGGGTGCGCTGCGCGCCTTCGCTCCCACCGCTGTGATCGCCGATGACCGGATCGTCGACGACGCCGCGTGGAACGACCCCACGGTCACGGACGGTCCGGCCGACGCCGACGAGCGCATCGAGTCCGACGCGACTCCGGTTACCCGCTGA
- the secG gene encoding preprotein translocase subunit SecG → MDILQLVLQVLLGITSLLLTLLILLHKGRGGGLSDMFGGGMSSAMGSSGLAERNLNRFTIILALVWFVAIVALGLITKFQGI, encoded by the coding sequence GTGGACATCCTCCAGCTTGTGCTGCAGGTGCTGCTGGGCATCACCAGCCTCCTGCTCACCCTCCTGATCCTTCTGCACAAGGGTCGCGGCGGCGGCCTCTCCGACATGTTCGGCGGTGGCATGAGTTCCGCGATGGGCTCGTCGGGTCTCGCGGAGCGCAACCTCAACCGCTTCACCATCATCCTGGCGCTCGTCTGGTTCGTCGCCATCGTCGCCCTCGGCCTCATCACGAAGTTCCAGGGCATCTGA